The following are encoded in a window of Desulfobacteraceae bacterium genomic DNA:
- a CDS encoding PAS domain-containing protein, producing the protein MKKETTIEDLVGLGHTKLGFFKEVQIKIGELRAFNLELEAKRQEIQSILDGITDIVADVSLDFKIRTVNQSFFKLFPIAAPRNALCYRTFRNRSRPCPECPLLEAQRTNQVCRQTVILPLMGKNRQFEITASPLRDAHGKPASILIVKRDVTLEKEYQAKFYHAEKMATIGLLAAGVAHEINNPLAAISGFAEGLKRRLPRLQAALAETDDFQDLAVDFQEYVATILNECNRCRDIVQGLLTFSPRQNAEFTRVDLNQLVDDVLKLLQHRLRRYPADAIRLALAAASPQARGVAPELKQVVLNLVLNGLDAIRSGGHITLRTAQSGKEEVVLEVVDTGCGIAPDHMAKLFEPFFTTKPAGQGTGVGLSTCYNIIRQHGGEIRVASELGRGSTFSVRLPRYR; encoded by the coding sequence ATGAAAAAAGAGACCACGATTGAAGATCTTGTCGGGCTGGGGCACACCAAGCTGGGCTTTTTCAAGGAAGTTCAGATCAAGATCGGTGAACTCAGGGCCTTCAACCTCGAGCTGGAGGCCAAGCGCCAGGAGATCCAGTCGATCCTGGACGGCATCACCGACATCGTCGCCGATGTCTCGCTGGATTTCAAGATCCGGACAGTCAACCAGAGCTTCTTCAAGCTCTTTCCCATCGCCGCCCCCCGCAACGCCCTCTGCTACCGCACCTTTCGCAACCGCAGCCGCCCCTGCCCCGAGTGTCCGCTGCTGGAGGCCCAGCGCACCAACCAGGTCTGCCGCCAAACGGTGATCCTGCCGCTGATGGGCAAAAACCGCCAATTTGAAATCACCGCCAGCCCCCTGCGCGATGCCCACGGCAAACCCGCCAGCATTCTGATCGTAAAGCGCGACGTGACCCTTGAAAAAGAATACCAGGCCAAATTCTACCACGCCGAGAAAATGGCCACCATCGGCCTGCTGGCTGCCGGCGTGGCCCACGAAATCAACAACCCCCTGGCGGCCATCAGCGGGTTTGCCGAAGGCTTGAAGCGCCGGCTGCCGCGCTTGCAGGCGGCCCTGGCGGAAACGGACGACTTCCAGGACCTGGCCGTTGATTTCCAGGAATATGTGGCCACCATCCTGAACGAATGCAACCGCTGCCGGGACATCGTGCAGGGCCTCTTGACCTTCAGCCCGCGGCAGAATGCCGAATTCACCCGGGTGGATCTCAACCAGCTGGTGGACGACGTCCTGAAGCTGCTCCAGCACCGGCTGCGGCGCTATCCCGCCGATGCCATCCGCCTGGCCCTGGCCGCCGCATCGCCCCAGGCACGCGGGGTGGCGCCGGAGCTCAAACAGGTGGTGCTCAACCTGGTGCTCAACGGGCTGGATGCCATCCGCAGCGGCGGCCACATCACCCTCCGGACGGCCCAGAGCGGCAAAGAGGAGGTGGTGCTGGAGGTGGTCGACACCGGCTGCGGGATCGCCCCGGACCACATGGCCAAACTCTTCGAGCCTTTTTTTACCACCAAACCCGCGGGGCAGGGAACCGGGGTGGGGCTGTCCACCTGCTACAACATCATCCGGCAGCACGGCGGAGAGATACGGGTGGCGAGCGAATTGGGCCGCGGGTCGACCTTTTCCGTCAGGCTGCCCCGCTACCGGTGA